The following coding sequences lie in one Rickettsiella endosymbiont of Rhagonycha lignosa genomic window:
- the rnc gene encoding ribonuclease III, which yields MRAEIETLCEKLNYRFKNPELLEDALSHRSFRGNKNNERLEYLGDAVLNFVIAAALFRQNIKAREGELSRLRANLVRGETLTDLAKEFELGNYLRLGAGELKTGGAQRKSILADGMEAVVGAIYLDGGFQACETCILRWYENRLENVETIPDLKDPKTRLQEYLQAKKLALPVYTILALDGPAHNQSFKVECQLHGLPNKAVGIGSSRRRAEQKAAEKILAELESIYKA from the coding sequence GTGAGAGCAGAAATAGAAACCTTATGTGAAAAATTAAATTATCGATTTAAGAATCCTGAACTATTGGAAGATGCACTTAGCCATCGTAGTTTTCGTGGCAATAAAAATAATGAACGATTAGAATATTTAGGCGATGCTGTACTTAACTTTGTAATTGCCGCCGCTTTATTTCGTCAAAACATTAAAGCTCGTGAAGGTGAGTTAAGTCGTTTGCGTGCTAATCTGGTGCGTGGCGAAACCTTGACCGATCTCGCAAAAGAATTTGAATTAGGAAACTATTTACGTTTAGGTGCTGGAGAATTAAAAACGGGAGGCGCGCAGCGTAAGTCTATTTTAGCCGATGGTATGGAAGCGGTTGTCGGTGCTATTTATCTCGATGGTGGCTTTCAGGCTTGTGAAACCTGCATACTACGTTGGTATGAAAATCGCTTGGAAAATGTCGAAACCATTCCAGATCTTAAAGATCCTAAAACTCGTTTACAAGAGTATTTGCAAGCAAAAAAATTAGCTTTACCTGTTTACACTATTTTAGCCTTAGATGGCCCTGCTCATAATCAATCCTTTAAAGTAGAATGTCAACTGCATGGGTTACCGAATAAAGCTGTAGGAATAGGCAGTAGTCGGCGTCGCGCCGAGCAAAAAGCCGCAGAAAAAATTTTAGCTGAATTAGAGTCAATCTATAAAGCTTAA
- the era gene encoding GTPase Era, with protein sequence MKHLEGTHCGTIAIIGRPNVGKSTLLNKILGEKLTITSSKPQTTRHQILGIKTEAQTQSIYIDTPGIHPNTQRRLSRAMVRSAINALIDVDIIGFVVEANRWTADDDAILERIKHQEHPVILIVNKIDKIKDKTRLLPFLQSCSEKMSFLAIVPVSAQKDKNIDELEKVIALALPIAEFIYPADQFTDRSQRFLAAEFIREKLMRSLYEELPYWLTVSIEQFAEQKKIIKISAIIWTERSSQKAIIIGKNGELLKKVGTEARMDMETCFGKKVYLVLWVKVKAGWSEEEGSL encoded by the coding sequence ATGAAACACTTAGAAGGCACTCATTGTGGCACCATAGCCATTATCGGTCGTCCAAATGTCGGTAAGTCTACTTTACTGAATAAAATCTTAGGTGAAAAATTAACCATTACTTCATCAAAACCACAAACGACTCGGCATCAAATTTTAGGAATTAAAACCGAAGCACAGACGCAATCAATTTATATCGATACGCCTGGAATACATCCTAATACTCAACGTCGTTTAAGTCGAGCGATGGTGCGATCGGCTATTAATGCTTTAATCGATGTCGATATTATTGGTTTTGTTGTCGAAGCCAATCGTTGGACTGCTGACGATGACGCTATTCTAGAACGTATAAAGCATCAAGAACATCCAGTGATACTAATTGTTAACAAGATAGATAAAATAAAAGATAAGACTCGTTTACTACCTTTTTTACAATCCTGTTCTGAGAAAATGTCTTTTTTAGCTATCGTTCCTGTTTCAGCGCAAAAAGATAAAAATATTGATGAATTAGAAAAAGTGATAGCGCTTGCGTTACCCATCGCTGAATTTATTTATCCAGCGGATCAGTTCACGGATCGAAGCCAACGTTTTTTAGCAGCAGAATTTATCCGTGAAAAATTGATGCGAAGTTTATACGAAGAACTACCTTATTGGTTAACGGTCAGTATCGAACAATTTGCTGAGCAAAAAAAAATTATTAAAATTTCAGCCATCATTTGGACAGAACGATCCAGTCAGAAAGCCATTATTATTGGTAAAAATGGTGAGTTACTTAAAAAAGTCGGCACTGAGGCACGCATGGATATGGAAACTTGTTTTGGCAAAAAAGTTTATTTAGTGCTCTGGGTAAAGGTAAAAGCAGGTTGGTCAGAAGAAGAAGGGAGTTTGTAA
- a CDS encoding hydrolase has product MHDINVCAKKQAGDNRLSKDNAALLLVDHQTGLFQLVRDYNFDEFKNNVLALADIALLYKLPVVLTTSQEQGPNGPILPYLKEKFPKSAYIARPGEINAWDNKDFVDAVKATGRKKLIIAGIVTDVCVAFPTLAALSEGYSVYVVVDASGTFNTSVRDAALTRMVHAGAILTSWFALSAELQRDWRQPEGKALADLYEERLVPYGNLIISKNAK; this is encoded by the coding sequence ATGCATGATATTAATGTCTGTGCGAAAAAACAAGCCGGAGATAATCGATTATCAAAGGATAATGCGGCATTATTGTTGGTTGATCATCAAACCGGGTTATTTCAATTAGTCCGAGATTATAATTTTGATGAATTTAAGAATAATGTCTTAGCTTTAGCTGACATTGCGCTACTGTATAAATTGCCAGTGGTATTAACCACCAGTCAAGAACAAGGTCCTAATGGTCCGATTCTCCCTTATTTAAAAGAAAAATTTCCTAAATCTGCTTACATCGCCAGACCGGGTGAAATTAACGCTTGGGATAATAAAGATTTTGTTGATGCGGTTAAAGCCACCGGACGAAAAAAACTTATCATAGCTGGAATTGTCACAGATGTATGCGTGGCGTTTCCAACCCTCGCTGCGTTAAGTGAAGGCTATAGCGTATATGTCGTAGTGGATGCATCGGGAACTTTTAATACCTCAGTACGTGATGCCGCATTAACGCGTATGGTTCATGCAGGGGCTATATTAACCAGTTGGTTTGCTTTATCCGCAGAATTACAACGCGACTGGCGCCAGCCAGAAGGTAAGGCTTTAGCTGATTTATATGAAGAGCGTTTAGTGCCGTATGGAAACCTTATCATCAGCAAGAACGCAAAATAA